A region of Flavobacterium indicum GPTSA100-9 = DSM 17447 DNA encodes the following proteins:
- a CDS encoding GH3 auxin-responsive promoter family protein, giving the protein MPLPIINSIASWILKKRIHQIELFLKYPHEVQEELLFNLLKQAEQTVVGKKYDFSSIKNYSTFNERIPIATYEELEPFIEQTRQGAQNVFWNSNIKYFAKSSGTTNAKSKFIPVSNEALENNHYKASKDLLALYLHNNEDSQLFVGKSLRLGGSKQLYENNNTFFGDLSAILIDNMPIWAEFSSTPSNKVSLMSDWETKLPAIIKESIQENVTSLAGVPSWMMVLLNHALEQTGKNNLLEIWPNVEVYFHGGVSFDPYKEQYKKLFPKDNFKYYEIYNASEGFFALQDLNNSNELLLMLDYGIFYEFIPMDTFGKINQKIIPLSEVELHKNYALVITTNSGLWRYLIGDTIRFTSLNPYRIRVTGRTKHHINVFGEELMVENTDVAIAKTCAELNCEVVDYTVAPVFMSEKTKGAHEWIIEFKKKPEDIHLFSKILDLKLQELNSDYEAKRYNNMTLNSLIVNVARENLFYDWLKANDKLGGQHKVPRLSNERKYLEELLTL; this is encoded by the coding sequence ATGCCATTACCAATAATAAATTCTATCGCCTCATGGATTTTAAAAAAGAGAATTCATCAAATTGAATTATTTTTAAAATACCCTCATGAAGTTCAGGAGGAATTATTATTTAATCTTTTAAAACAAGCAGAGCAAACCGTTGTAGGAAAGAAGTATGATTTTTCAAGTATAAAAAACTACAGCACTTTTAATGAACGAATTCCAATAGCTACTTATGAAGAATTAGAACCGTTCATTGAACAAACCCGTCAAGGTGCGCAAAATGTATTTTGGAATTCTAATATTAAGTATTTTGCAAAATCAAGCGGAACCACAAATGCAAAGAGCAAATTTATACCCGTTAGTAACGAAGCTTTAGAAAACAATCATTACAAAGCCAGTAAAGATTTGTTAGCATTATATTTACACAACAATGAAGATTCTCAATTATTTGTTGGAAAAAGCCTTCGATTAGGTGGAAGTAAACAATTATATGAAAACAACAACACCTTTTTTGGCGATTTATCTGCTATATTGATTGACAACATGCCAATTTGGGCAGAATTCAGCTCAACACCAAGTAATAAAGTATCGTTGATGAGCGATTGGGAGACTAAACTTCCTGCAATAATCAAAGAAAGTATTCAAGAAAATGTAACCAGTTTAGCGGGCGTACCTAGTTGGATGATGGTTTTATTAAACCATGCGCTTGAACAAACTGGAAAAAATAATTTACTTGAAATTTGGCCGAATGTTGAAGTCTATTTTCATGGAGGAGTAAGTTTTGACCCTTATAAAGAACAATATAAAAAACTATTTCCAAAAGACAATTTCAAATATTATGAAATTTACAATGCCTCTGAAGGTTTTTTTGCACTTCAGGACTTAAATAATTCAAATGAACTTTTATTAATGTTAGATTATGGAATATTTTATGAATTTATCCCAATGGACACATTTGGTAAAATAAATCAAAAAATTATTCCTTTAAGTGAAGTTGAGTTACATAAAAACTATGCATTGGTTATTACTACTAATTCAGGGTTATGGAGGTATTTGATTGGCGACACGATTCGTTTCACCTCACTTAACCCCTATAGAATTAGAGTTACAGGTAGAACAAAACATCACATTAATGTTTTTGGTGAAGAATTAATGGTAGAAAACACTGATGTAGCAATAGCCAAAACTTGTGCTGAATTAAATTGTGAAGTTGTAGATTATACCGTTGCCCCTGTATTTATGAGCGAAAAAACAAAAGGTGCTCACGAATGGATAATTGAATTCAAGAAAAAACCAGAAGACATTCATTTATTTAGTAAAATTCTCGATTTGAAATTACAAGAATTAAACTCAGATTATGAGGCAAAACGCTACAATAACATGACGTTAAACTCATTAATTGTAAATGTAGCAAGAGAAAATTTATTTTACGATTGGTTAAAAGCAAACGATAAACTTGGCGGACAACACAAAGTACCAAGACTTTCGAATGAGAGAAAATACTTAGAAGAATTATTAACACTTTGA
- a CDS encoding DUF2797 domain-containing protein, whose protein sequence is MTTFEGTLTKMETENDKPIQYYLIFENNFLNVNQLIDREIEIIHKGYQCLNCKKAKKIFRQGFCYDCFMSSPAAADWIMRPELSKAHLDEEDRDLEYEKRVQLQPHIVYLALSSEVKVGVTRKTQVPTRWIDQGAVQALPVLEVPNRYLAGVAEVALKNHFSDKTNWQKMLKNDISHADLFAEKIKLKQWLPEEVMPYFLNSDELYELNYPVKKYPSKVTSLNLSTTSKFSGKITGIKGQYLIFEDGTVFNVRTFEGYVVSISFN, encoded by the coding sequence ATGACAACATTTGAAGGTACTTTAACAAAAATGGAAACTGAAAATGATAAACCTATTCAGTATTATTTAATTTTTGAAAATAACTTTTTAAATGTTAATCAATTAATAGATAGAGAGATAGAAATTATTCACAAAGGTTATCAATGTTTAAATTGTAAAAAAGCAAAAAAGATATTTAGACAAGGATTTTGTTATGATTGCTTTATGAGTAGTCCGGCTGCAGCCGATTGGATTATGCGACCTGAACTAAGTAAAGCACATTTAGATGAAGAAGACAGGGATTTAGAATATGAAAAGCGAGTGCAATTGCAGCCACATATAGTATATTTAGCATTGTCTTCTGAAGTAAAGGTTGGTGTTACAAGAAAAACTCAAGTGCCAACAAGATGGATTGATCAAGGTGCTGTGCAAGCGTTACCTGTTTTAGAAGTTCCGAATAGGTATTTAGCTGGTGTAGCTGAAGTGGCTTTAAAAAATCATTTTTCTGATAAAACAAATTGGCAAAAAATGCTAAAAAACGATATCTCTCATGCCGATTTATTTGCTGAAAAAATAAAATTGAAACAATGGCTTCCTGAAGAAGTTATGCCTTATTTCTTAAATTCGGATGAGTTATATGAGCTAAATTATCCCGTAAAAAAATACCCTTCAAAAGTAACAAGTTTAAATTTGTCTACTACTTCAAAATTTTCTGGGAAAATAACCGGAATTAAAGGCCAGTATTTAATTTTTGAAGACGGAACTGTTTTTAATGTGCGTACTTTTGAAGGATATGTTGTGTCGATTTCCTTTAATTAG
- a CDS encoding DUF3078 domain-containing protein codes for MIKKVVYAIIFLITSYSLEAQVIKTELPDTISNWEKVNKVGLDFTQITFVNWSAGGNNSISGLAKGQFIRNYKYENFKWSNELLMRYGVNKQEGQDLRKTDDAVQLNSTMGYRTDTISNWFHGGKFTFQSQFANGYNYPNVNKAISKPFAPAYIFLGIGSEYSRKDLGFNLYLSPLTMKMTMVLDRRLANEGAFGVDKAVYDAVTGEIITNGKKTRTELGALITGQFKKEVFKNIIYDTRATLYTDYLKDFGNIDVDWQNYLEMTVNKYVKANLGIHMIYDNDIKTKEEVDGVQVIKGPKLQLKQIIAIGLSYSF; via the coding sequence ATGATTAAAAAAGTAGTTTATGCAATTATTTTTCTAATTACAAGTTATTCATTAGAAGCACAAGTTATTAAAACAGAACTTCCCGACACCATTTCGAATTGGGAAAAAGTAAACAAAGTAGGTTTAGATTTTACACAAATCACATTTGTTAATTGGTCAGCTGGGGGAAATAATTCTATTTCTGGGTTAGCTAAAGGACAATTTATTAGAAATTATAAATATGAGAATTTTAAATGGTCAAATGAATTATTAATGCGTTATGGCGTTAATAAACAAGAAGGTCAAGATTTAAGAAAAACGGATGATGCTGTTCAATTAAACTCAACAATGGGATATAGAACAGATACTATTTCCAATTGGTTTCATGGAGGTAAATTCACTTTTCAATCACAATTTGCCAATGGATATAATTACCCAAACGTCAATAAAGCCATTTCTAAACCTTTTGCTCCAGCCTATATTTTCCTTGGGATTGGTTCCGAATATTCTAGAAAAGATTTAGGTTTTAATCTTTATCTTTCACCTTTAACTATGAAAATGACAATGGTCTTAGACAGAAGGTTAGCCAACGAAGGAGCTTTTGGAGTTGACAAAGCCGTTTATGATGCTGTTACTGGAGAAATCATTACCAATGGTAAAAAAACAAGAACAGAACTTGGTGCTTTAATTACAGGTCAATTTAAAAAAGAAGTTTTTAAGAACATTATTTATGATACAAGAGCAACATTGTACACTGATTATTTAAAAGATTTTGGAAACATTGACGTAGACTGGCAGAATTATTTAGAAATGACAGTTAACAAATATGTAAAAGCCAATTTAGGCATACATATGATCTATGACAACGACATCAAAACTAAAGAAGAAGTTGATGGTGTTCAAGTTATTAAAGGTCCAAAACTACAATTAAAACAAATTATAGCTATAGGATTAAGTTACAGTTTCTAA
- a CDS encoding 1-deoxy-D-xylulose-5-phosphate synthase: MNNLLAHIQNPTDLRKLSKNQLPQLAQELREFIIDIVSQKEGHLGASLGVIELTIALHYIFDTPKDLLVWDVGHQAYPHKILTERKDVFYKYREKEGISGFPKRSESIYDTFGVGHSSTSISAALGMALASHLHGEKEKHHIAVIGDASIASGMAFEGLNHAGVTKANLLVILNDNAMGIDPSVGALKDYLTSVKEGKNPKINNIIKSLNFDYSGPIDGHDLEKLTTELERLKKIKGPKFLHIITTKGKGLSFAEEDQLTYHAPGKFDKLTGKLIRPENENPAPKFQDVFGHTLVELAQQNDKIVGITPAMPSGSSLKYMMEQFPDRAFDVGIAEQHAVTLAAGMATQGLTVFCNIYSTFMQRAYDQVIHDVAIQNLPVIFCLDRAGFVGEDGATHHGLFDLAYMSCIPNMMVYAPMNEIDLRNILYTSSLGLENPISIRYPRGKGHNPDWRKPFEKIEIGKIKKIKEGKTIAVLSTGTIGHTVQLAIENSNNKNSIAHYHVGWVKPLDEKKLNTIFNTYTTIITIEEGTLIGGFGSIIDTFATKNNFKNKIMNYGVPDVFIEHGTVQELFEEVKLDEKNLTLIFNTLS; the protein is encoded by the coding sequence ATGAATAATTTACTCGCACATATTCAAAACCCTACTGATTTAAGGAAATTATCTAAAAATCAGCTACCTCAATTGGCTCAAGAATTACGTGAGTTTATTATTGATATTGTTTCCCAAAAAGAAGGGCATTTGGGTGCTAGTCTTGGCGTAATTGAACTCACCATTGCCTTGCATTATATTTTTGACACCCCAAAGGATTTATTAGTTTGGGATGTTGGACATCAAGCCTATCCACATAAAATTTTAACTGAAAGAAAAGACGTTTTCTACAAGTATAGAGAAAAAGAAGGCATTTCTGGTTTTCCAAAAAGAAGTGAAAGCATTTACGACACATTTGGTGTGGGACATTCTTCAACATCTATATCAGCTGCATTGGGTATGGCATTAGCCTCTCACTTACATGGAGAAAAAGAGAAACATCATATTGCCGTAATTGGCGATGCTTCGATTGCCAGCGGAATGGCTTTTGAAGGTTTAAATCATGCTGGTGTAACCAAAGCCAATTTACTAGTAATACTAAACGACAATGCCATGGGGATTGACCCCAGTGTTGGCGCTTTAAAAGACTATTTAACCTCGGTAAAAGAAGGAAAAAATCCGAAAATTAACAACATCATAAAATCGTTAAATTTTGATTATTCAGGTCCAATCGACGGACATGATTTAGAAAAATTAACCACGGAATTAGAACGATTAAAAAAAATAAAGGGGCCAAAATTTTTACATATTATCACCACCAAAGGTAAAGGATTATCTTTTGCTGAAGAAGATCAATTAACCTATCATGCTCCAGGAAAATTTGACAAACTAACGGGAAAATTAATCCGACCAGAAAATGAAAATCCGGCACCTAAATTTCAAGATGTTTTTGGACACACATTAGTAGAATTAGCGCAGCAAAATGATAAAATTGTTGGGATAACACCAGCCATGCCCTCTGGAAGTTCCTTAAAATACATGATGGAGCAATTTCCAGATAGAGCATTTGATGTAGGAATAGCCGAGCAACACGCTGTAACTTTAGCTGCTGGTATGGCAACACAAGGACTAACTGTTTTTTGCAACATCTATTCTACTTTTATGCAACGGGCTTACGACCAAGTAATTCATGATGTTGCTATTCAAAATTTACCTGTTATTTTTTGTTTAGACAGAGCAGGATTTGTAGGTGAAGACGGTGCTACACATCATGGTCTATTTGACCTCGCTTACATGAGTTGTATTCCAAACATGATGGTTTATGCCCCGATGAATGAAATAGATTTACGCAATATTTTATACACTTCTTCGTTAGGCCTAGAAAACCCCATTTCTATTCGATATCCAAGAGGAAAAGGACACAATCCAGATTGGAGAAAACCATTTGAAAAAATTGAGATTGGAAAAATTAAAAAAATAAAAGAGGGCAAAACAATAGCTGTTTTATCAACTGGAACTATTGGTCATACAGTTCAATTAGCCATTGAAAATTCAAACAACAAGAATAGTATTGCACATTATCATGTAGGATGGGTTAAACCATTAGATGAAAAAAAGTTAAACACCATATTCAATACCTACACAACCATAATCACCATAGAAGAAGGAACGTTAATTGGCGGATTTGGCTCAATTATTGATACCTTTGCAACCAAAAATAATTTTAAGAACAAAATAATGAATTACGGTGTTCCTGATGTTTTTATTGAACACGGTACTGTTCAAGAATTATTTGAAGAAGTAAAATTAGACGAAAAAAATTTAACCCTAATATTCAATACATTATCATGA
- a CDS encoding nucleoside deaminase produces MENIFTDEYFMKKALQEAEMAFERDEIPVGAVVVVNNQVIARSHNLTELLNDVTAHAEMQAITSAANFLGGKYLKDCTLYVTLEPCQMCAGALYWSQISRIVFGASDAKRGYRTLGTQLHPKTEVKLGVLENECAVLIKNFFLKKR; encoded by the coding sequence TTGGAAAATATTTTTACAGATGAATATTTTATGAAAAAAGCGCTGCAAGAAGCAGAAATGGCTTTTGAAAGAGATGAAATTCCTGTTGGTGCTGTTGTGGTAGTAAACAATCAGGTTATTGCACGAAGTCATAATTTAACAGAATTGCTTAATGATGTAACAGCTCATGCCGAAATGCAAGCGATTACTAGTGCTGCTAACTTTTTAGGTGGGAAATATTTAAAGGATTGTACGTTATATGTTACACTAGAACCTTGTCAAATGTGTGCAGGAGCCTTGTATTGGAGTCAGATTTCTAGAATCGTTTTTGGGGCTTCAGACGCTAAAAGGGGATACCGAACATTAGGAACGCAATTGCATCCAAAAACGGAAGTAAAATTGGGTGTTCTAGAAAATGAATGTGCCGTTTTAATAAAGAATTTTTTTCTTAAAAAACGTTAA
- a CDS encoding MG2 domain-containing protein has protein sequence MKAKRWLQLIVVLVVMVSCTKKAEDFNSKFELFKKYILNFSSGLVSAKSDIRVVLAFENQNWKTNQELDEDLFTISPSVDGKVVALSNNTIAFIPEKKLKQNTEYQITFHLSELKDTPKELDDFNFTIKTKKQDFTINPTDLQSYSKEYQYLNGTIVCSDDVDLDNISKVIKAKQKDSDLKVKVLKSSKATNIFNFVIDSIQRKVEDSEIEISWDGNDQGIDQKGSMDYVIPGKNNFKIVAAEVQQEDSQVLVVNFSDPLSREQDFDGLVQVEGAGNLKFATAGNLLKVYFEQSLKGELQLEVFQGIQSEDGYKMKENFTQKVTFEQTKPGVRFIKSGTIMPSSSNLKLNFEAVNLNAVDIKVYQIYKNNILQFLQDNELNGDENLRSVAAPIAKQKVVLKTNNLINYGKWNAYAIDLSKIIKSDPGAIYRVELSFKRKYSLYKCSSSASEEEIENEDTEEEVRSQYDYYNEYDYEYYNWEEREDPCSNSFYYDIKIATNVIASDLGVIAKRGNNGSYVVAVNNIVNTEPVEDAKVEFYTFQQNKIGEAITNEEGIATADIKKYAYFAIVTKDNNTTYVKLDEGRSLSISNFEVSGEELQKGMKGFIYGERGVWRPGDNLYLSFMLNDTESKLEKTHPIRLRVADPQGKIRYQMVQQYNDLNHYSFVVPTKSSDPTGNWEAKVSVGGVHFYKSLKIETIKPNRLKIKNGFSNVTLFANKSNAAPVQVAWLHGAVAKNLKVEMQAKYMQQVTTFNGWNDYDFDDDARSFSTEQVNVFSGRVDDLGNIKVSIVPRVGTQAPGKLKVVLQTKAFEPGGDFSTDVATATLSTYNTYIGIKAPKPNKYGMLETDKVNTFEIASVDANGKPKPVSNLEIRVYKIEWRWWWNASDSDLSSYNSSEVTMPYRRYIVNTNANGKANLAFRIPEGDWGRYLIRAIDSNGGHATSITSIIDWPVWSGRSKGGDPSSANMLLFASDKTKYNVGEKAMISFPSSEGGRALLSIENGSKVVQTLWANTKKGETKVEIPITKEMAPNVYVHISLLKPHASTKNDAPIRMYGILPIEVVDKNTVLQPEITMPNTLKPEQKTVIKVSEKSGKEMTYTLAIVDDGLLDLTRFRTPNAWDKFYAKQALGVKTWDIYDEVIGAYGGKINQIFSIGGDQDLGAGKTKKANRFKPVVYYVGPFKLKKGETKSHAVVLPNYIGSVRTMVVAANAKESAYGSAEKTTLVKKPLMALVSFPRKISPRERITIPVTVFAMEKHIKNVTVQLKSSNGVKVVGKAIQQISFANPDEKVVFFDVAVADYSGIANLELIATSGKEKTNYKVEVDVVNPNPSSHDFIDVVIPANSSKSLHWNTFGVASSNSARLEISAFPTVNFNGRLNYLIQYPHGCVEQTTSAVFPQLYLNDVVDIDANRRTQIQNNVNTAIQKLSNFQLGNGSLSYWQGTNYADDWGTSYAGHFMMEAEKKGYALPHGFKQKWIAYQQNIAKRWRYESTLNNDFAQAYRLYTLALAGQADMASMNRLRETVGISNESKFRLATAYALIGQKKIALSIVNGTSAQLDKNLYGYYYGSEERNRAMLLETYVLVDKTKEAFVQANKVAKDLSSSKYMSTQSTAYALYAMSKFAIKNKGNGIQVAYTFGGKNNVISTTKSFTDRKLEVKTGKNATLVKNNGKAAIYVRVTNSGVLPVGQEKVMQRNLNATVQYKTKGGVALGLQQVKQGTEVVAEITITNKGTESMSNLALTQLVPSGFEIMNSRHTAFGNYGNNVADNIDIRDDRTQFYFSLRRGESRTFKVLLNATYLGQYYLPGVQCEAMYDNNYVVRTKGQWLQIVK, from the coding sequence ATGAAAGCAAAACGTTGGTTACAATTAATCGTTGTGTTAGTTGTAATGGTATCGTGCACCAAAAAAGCAGAAGACTTTAATTCTAAGTTCGAACTTTTTAAAAAGTATATTCTCAACTTTAGTTCTGGACTGGTCTCGGCCAAAAGCGATATTCGAGTTGTGCTTGCCTTTGAAAATCAAAATTGGAAAACGAATCAAGAATTAGATGAAGATTTATTTACAATAAGTCCAAGTGTTGACGGTAAAGTAGTGGCGTTGTCCAATAATACAATTGCCTTTATTCCTGAAAAAAAATTAAAACAAAATACCGAGTATCAAATTACGTTTCATTTGTCGGAATTAAAAGATACCCCAAAAGAATTGGATGATTTTAATTTTACTATTAAAACAAAAAAACAAGATTTTACAATTAATCCCACGGATTTACAATCTTATTCTAAAGAATATCAGTATTTAAATGGTACGATTGTTTGTAGTGACGACGTGGATTTAGATAATATTTCTAAAGTAATTAAGGCCAAACAAAAAGATTCTGACCTAAAAGTAAAAGTTTTAAAGTCTTCAAAAGCTACTAATATTTTCAATTTTGTAATTGATAGTATTCAACGAAAAGTAGAAGATTCAGAAATTGAAATAAGTTGGGATGGAAATGATCAAGGAATTGACCAAAAAGGGTCAATGGATTATGTTATTCCAGGGAAAAATAATTTTAAAATTGTGGCAGCAGAAGTACAACAAGAGGACAGTCAAGTCTTAGTTGTTAATTTTTCTGACCCACTCTCAAGAGAACAAGATTTTGATGGTTTAGTCCAAGTGGAGGGTGCTGGAAATTTGAAATTTGCAACGGCAGGTAATTTGTTAAAAGTATATTTTGAACAAAGTTTGAAAGGCGAACTACAACTGGAAGTTTTTCAAGGGATTCAAAGTGAAGATGGGTATAAAATGAAAGAAAATTTTACTCAAAAAGTAACTTTTGAACAAACAAAACCTGGTGTTCGATTCATAAAAAGTGGAACAATCATGCCGAGTTCTAGTAATTTAAAATTGAACTTTGAAGCCGTGAATTTAAATGCGGTTGACATTAAAGTATATCAAATTTATAAAAATAACATTCTACAATTTTTACAAGATAATGAGTTAAATGGTGATGAAAATTTAAGATCAGTTGCAGCTCCTATAGCCAAGCAAAAAGTGGTTTTGAAAACCAATAATTTAATTAATTATGGTAAATGGAATGCTTATGCAATTGATTTGTCAAAAATTATAAAATCAGATCCTGGAGCAATTTATAGGGTAGAACTTTCATTTAAAAGAAAATATTCTCTTTACAAGTGTTCTTCTTCGGCATCAGAGGAAGAAATTGAAAACGAAGATACTGAAGAAGAGGTGCGTTCTCAATATGATTATTATAACGAATATGATTATGAATACTATAATTGGGAAGAAAGAGAAGATCCATGTTCTAATTCATTTTACTATGATATTAAAATCGCAACGAATGTTATTGCATCAGATTTAGGGGTAATTGCTAAAAGAGGCAATAATGGAAGTTATGTTGTTGCGGTAAATAATATTGTGAATACTGAACCAGTTGAAGACGCTAAAGTAGAATTTTATACTTTTCAACAAAATAAAATTGGTGAAGCAATTACGAATGAAGAGGGTATAGCTACGGCGGATATTAAAAAGTACGCCTATTTTGCCATTGTTACCAAAGATAATAATACAACGTACGTGAAATTAGATGAAGGTCGTTCGTTGTCTATCAGTAATTTTGAGGTGAGTGGTGAAGAGCTGCAAAAAGGAATGAAAGGGTTTATTTATGGTGAAAGAGGGGTGTGGCGTCCGGGCGATAATCTGTATTTGTCTTTCATGTTAAATGATACTGAAAGTAAACTAGAAAAAACACATCCAATTCGATTACGTGTGGCGGATCCTCAAGGGAAAATACGCTATCAAATGGTGCAACAGTATAACGATTTAAATCATTATAGTTTTGTAGTACCAACTAAATCTTCTGATCCAACTGGTAATTGGGAAGCTAAAGTTTCCGTTGGAGGGGTACATTTTTATAAAAGTCTTAAAATTGAAACCATTAAACCGAATCGATTGAAAATTAAAAACGGGTTTTCAAACGTAACGCTTTTTGCCAATAAATCGAATGCGGCTCCAGTACAGGTAGCTTGGTTGCATGGAGCGGTAGCTAAAAACTTGAAAGTGGAAATGCAAGCGAAATACATGCAACAAGTAACTACTTTTAATGGTTGGAACGATTATGATTTTGATGATGATGCTAGAAGTTTTAGTACCGAACAAGTAAATGTGTTTTCAGGTAGAGTAGACGATTTGGGTAACATAAAAGTTTCAATTGTGCCAAGAGTTGGAACTCAAGCACCAGGGAAATTAAAAGTTGTATTGCAAACGAAAGCTTTTGAGCCTGGGGGCGATTTTAGTACTGATGTAGCTACGGCAACGTTATCAACCTATAATACCTATATCGGAATTAAAGCGCCAAAGCCCAATAAGTATGGAATGTTAGAAACCGATAAAGTAAATACTTTTGAAATTGCTTCTGTAGATGCAAATGGAAAACCAAAGCCGGTTTCCAATTTAGAAATACGTGTTTATAAAATCGAATGGCGTTGGTGGTGGAATGCTTCGGATAGTGATTTGTCTAGCTATAATTCTTCTGAGGTTACGATGCCTTATAGAAGATATATTGTAAATACGAATGCAAATGGTAAGGCTAATTTAGCTTTCCGAATTCCAGAAGGCGATTGGGGTAGGTATTTAATTCGTGCAATCGATTCGAATGGAGGACATGCAACAAGTATTACTTCAATTATTGATTGGCCGGTTTGGTCGGGTAGATCAAAAGGGGGTGATCCTTCTTCAGCAAATATGTTGCTTTTTGCCTCTGATAAAACGAAATATAATGTGGGTGAAAAAGCAATGATCTCATTCCCATCAAGTGAAGGAGGGAGAGCCTTATTATCTATTGAAAATGGTTCTAAAGTGGTACAAACCTTATGGGCAAACACCAAAAAAGGAGAAACTAAAGTTGAAATTCCAATAACGAAGGAAATGGCACCCAATGTTTATGTGCATATTTCTTTATTGAAACCACATGCGTCTACTAAAAATGATGCACCAATAAGAATGTATGGGATTTTGCCTATCGAAGTTGTGGATAAAAATACGGTGTTACAACCTGAAATAACAATGCCAAATACTTTAAAACCTGAACAAAAAACGGTAATAAAGGTGAGTGAAAAATCAGGTAAAGAAATGACGTATACACTGGCAATTGTTGACGATGGTTTGCTGGATTTAACTCGATTTAGAACACCAAATGCTTGGGATAAATTTTATGCGAAACAAGCGTTGGGAGTGAAAACATGGGACATTTATGATGAGGTTATTGGGGCCTATGGAGGTAAAATCAATCAAATATTTAGTATTGGTGGGGATCAAGATTTAGGAGCGGGTAAAACAAAAAAAGCGAATCGTTTTAAACCCGTTGTATATTATGTAGGGCCTTTTAAACTAAAAAAAGGAGAAACCAAAAGTCATGCTGTAGTGTTGCCAAATTATATTGGTTCTGTTCGTACTATGGTGGTGGCGGCCAATGCAAAAGAATCGGCCTATGGAAGTGCAGAAAAAACAACTTTAGTAAAGAAACCTTTAATGGCATTGGTTTCATTCCCAAGAAAAATATCACCAAGAGAACGTATAACCATTCCGGTTACTGTATTTGCTATGGAAAAACATATAAAAAATGTAACTGTGCAATTAAAATCTTCAAATGGAGTAAAAGTTGTTGGTAAAGCAATCCAACAGATTTCTTTTGCTAATCCAGATGAAAAAGTAGTGTTTTTTGATGTGGCGGTTGCTGATTATTCTGGAATTGCAAACTTGGAATTGATAGCAACTTCAGGGAAAGAGAAAACAAATTACAAAGTGGAAGTAGATGTGGTAAATCCAAACCCATCATCGCACGATTTTATTGATGTGGTAATTCCGGCAAACAGTTCAAAATCTTTACATTGGAATACCTTTGGTGTTGCTAGTTCAAATAGCGCTCGATTAGAAATTTCTGCTTTCCCAACGGTGAATTTCAACGGAAGATTGAATTATTTGATTCAATACCCACACGGTTGTGTAGAACAAACGACATCTGCTGTCTTTCCTCAATTGTATTTGAATGATGTTGTGGATATTGATGCAAATAGAAGAACGCAAATTCAAAATAATGTTAATACAGCAATTCAAAAATTAAGTAATTTTCAGTTAGGTAATGGTTCCTTGTCGTATTGGCAAGGTACAAATTATGCGGATGATTGGGGAACTTCTTATGCCGGACATTTTATGATGGAAGCTGAGAAAAAAGGTTATGCATTGCCTCATGGATTCAAACAAAAATGGATTGCTTATCAGCAAAATATTGCTAAAAGATGGCGTTATGAATCCACTCTGAATAATGATTTTGCACAGGCGTATCGTTTGTATACATTGGCTTTAGCGGGTCAGGCCGATATGGCTTCTATGAACCGTTTGCGTGAAACGGTGGGAATTTCTAATGAATCAAAATTTAGATTAGCAACTGCTTATGCTTTAATCGGACAAAAGAAAATAGCACTTTCAATTGTTAATGGAACATCAGCACAATTAGATAAAAATTTATATGGTTATTATTATGGTTCTGAAGAACGAAACAGAGCAATGTTGTTAGAAACTTATGTTTTAGTAGATAAAACGAAAGAAGCTTTTGTTCAAGCCAATAAAGTAGCTAAAGATTTATCGTCTTCTAAATATATGAGCACGCAATCAACAGCTTATGCCTTGTATGCGATGTCAAAATTTGCAATTAAAAACAAAGGAAATGGCATACAGGTGGCTTATACTTTTGGAGGTAAAAATAATGTGATTTCAACAACTAAATCGTTTACAGATAGAAAATTAGAAGTGAAAACGGGTAAAAATGCTACTTTGGTCAAAAATAATGGAAAAGCGGCTATTTATGTACGAGTTACAAATTCGGGGGTTTTACCTGTGGGACAAGAAAAAGTGATGCAACGAAACTTAAATGCAACAGTGCAGTATAAAACTAAAGGGGGAGTTGCGTTAGGCTTACAACAAGTGAAACAAGGGACAGAAGTTGTTGCTGAAATAACCATTACCAATAAAGGAACAGAATCCATGTCAAATTTAGCTTTAACTCAATTGGTGCCATCTGGATTTGAAATTATGAATTCTCGTCATACGGCATTTGGTAATTATGGCAATAATGTAGCTGATAATATTGATATTCGTGATGATCGAACACAATTCTATTTCTCATTACGAAGAGGGGAGTCAAGAACATTTAAGGTGTTGTTAAATGCAACCTATTTAGGTCAATATTATTTGCCAGGGGTTCAATGTGAAGCGATGTATGATAATAATTACGTTGTGCGAACAAAAGGTCAATGGCTACAAATTGTGAAATAA